Sequence from the Corallococcus sp. EGB genome:
GCCCAGCGTGAAGTCCACCGACGCGCCGCTGAAGCGGAACGGCTGCACGTCCAGCCGGCCGTTGAGGTACGTCAGCACCAGCGGCCCCTGGTTGCGTCCGCGCAGGTCGCCCCGCGCGAGCGACAGCTCCCGCACCGTGGCCGCCACCTGGTAGCCCTCCGGCTGCAGCAGCGGGCCCTGCAGCGTCACGCGCCCCGCGAGCATGCCCGTGACGCCCGCCAGCGCCGGCACCTGCGGCAGCAGCGGTTTGATCTCCGGCAGCAGCAGGTCCACGGTGGACTCGAAGAGGTAGGGCTCCTTCACCGTCATGCTCAGGGAGCCCTGGGCGTCGCGGAAGGGGCGGCCGGTGATGCGCAGCTGCTTGCCCTCCTGGTGCAGCGCGAGGTCCATGGCGCCCAGGTCGCGCGACGCGAAGGTGATGCGCGGCCCCTTCAACGTGGCCTGGATGTCCAGCTTGTCGGTCGTGCCCGTCACGGCCCCCAGGAGCGCGAGCGTGCCCTGGATGCCCATCTCCTCCGCGGTCTCCGGGCCCACGGCCTCCGCCAGCGACAGGTTCTCTCCGCCGAAGCGGTAGTCCAGCGTGCCCGCGAAGCCAAAGGTGCCCTCCACCCACGTGCGCCCCAGGCGCCCGTCCAGCACGGTGCGCTCCAGCACCATCGCCTTGCCATCCACGAAGCGCAGCCGCGCGGAGCCCGCGCCCAGCCGGCGCCCCAGGTACGTGGTGTCGCGCAGGTCGAAGGCCACCAGCCCCTCCAGCTTCTCCAGGGGGCTGTCGATCTCCACGCGTCCGGAGGCCGCGCCCGCGAACTGGCCCTGCACCGCGGCGATGGACGGGCTCAGGCCCGCCACCAGGTCCACCAGGTCCTCGGTGCGTCCCTGCGGCACCGTGACGTCCAGGCGCAGGTGCAGCAGGCGCGCGAAGGTGAGCGCCGCCTTGCCGAAGTACTGCGTGCGCCCCTTCTGGCCGGTGAGCGACGGGAAGGACAGCAGCCCGTTCGAGTACGACAGCTTCGCCTGCGTCACGCCCAGGCCGAAGCCCCAGAAGCTGAAGTCGCGCAGGGACAGGCTCGCGTCCACCTTCACGTCCGAGTACGCCCCCACGATGGAGTAGTTCGCGGAGCCCTTCCCGGACCACGGCAGCTCCGCGATGTGGCCGAAGTCCGACAGGTCCAGCTCGCCATTGCCCTGGATGTCCAGGCCCCGCGCGGAGTCGAAGTAGAGCGTCACCTCGCCGTGCACGCGCGAGCGGCCCGACTCCACCGTCAGGCGGGTGAAGGACACGCGGTCCCCCGTCAGCTTCACGGCCGTCTGCGCGCGGCCCCGCTCGAAGGTGAGCAGCGTCTTGCCGGCGCTGACCGGCGCGTCGAACGCGCGCGTGGCCAGCATGAAGCGGCCGCTGCGCAGATCCAGCGGCCCGGACAGCGACGGCCGGGGCAGCAGCGTCCCGGTGAGGTGCGCGTTCGCCGTCGCGGGGAAGTCCACCCACGAGCCGGCCACGCCCGCGCGCTCCAGGATGCGCCCGAACGACGCGTCCTCCGTCTGGAGTGTCACGTCCACCGGCAGCTCCGGCGTGAGCCGCAGCGCGCCGGACAGCTTCACCTTGCCGGAGCCCAGCGGGGCCTCCAAAGACTCCACGCGCACGCTGTCCCCCGCGTACGACAGGCGCGCGTTGAGGCTCACCGGGCCGTACTGCTCATAGGCCAGGTTGCTCGCGGACAGGTCCGCGCCCACCGCGAGCGCGGAGGGCTTCCCGGTGACGGACACGCGCGTCCACAGGTGCCCGGTGGCCGGACGCGGCAGGAGCTTCGCCTGGGACAGCGTGCGCAGCGGCAGGAACACCTGCGCGTCCAGCGCGAGCACCGGATGGCACAGCGTCTCCACGCGGCCGGACACCGTGGCGGTGATGTCGTCGAGCGTCGCCTCCGCGCGCTCCACGTCCAGCAGCCCCTCGTCGGGGTCCAGCGAGCCGGTGAAGCCCAGCTTCCCCAGCGTCAGCTCGCCGCCGCCCGCGCCCAGGCGCACCAGGCCCTGCCGCGCGGCGACCTCCAGCTCCATCACGCCCCAGTGCTCCACCCACCCCACGTCCAGGTTCTCCACCTCCACGCCGCGCCCGTCCGGCAGCGCGAGGCGCACCTCCGCGCCGGTGATGTCCACGCGCCCCACGCCCACGCGCGTCAGCGGCGTGAGCGGGCACGTGCCGTCGGAGGAAGGAGGACTGGAAGAGGGCCTCGACAGGTCCAGCGCCACGCGCGGATGGCGCACGCGCACCTGGCCCAGCATGAGGCGGCGGGACAGGGGGGACAGGAAGCCCAGCGCCACCTCCGCCTCGTCCGCGGCGAACAGCGGCGTGTCCGTCCCGCGCGCGAACACCGACACGCCGTGCAGCACCACGCGCGAGCCCAGCGGATCCAACTCGCACCGGCCGATGCCCACGTCCACGCCCAGCAGGTCCGGCAGGTGCCTGCGCGCCACGGTGCAGGCGGCGTCCCAGGTGAACGGCTGACGCAACAGGAGGATGCTCCCCGAAATCACGAGGAGCACCCACAAGAGCGCCTTGCGCGCACCGTTGCGGCTGGGAAGGGACAAGCCGCTAGAGCTTACCGAGTCCCTCGAGGTAGCGGTCGATCTCCGCCAGGTCGATCTTCGTGTTCGCTGTCCGGGGCAGCGACGTGGCAGGCGTGCCCGGCCGCTCGCTCACCTGGGAGGCAGCCGAGCCGCCCTGGAGTCCCAGGTTGTTGCCGATGCGGTGCACCAGCTCCGCGCTGATGGTCTCCGAGCGCGCGAGGAACGCCTCGAAGAGCGCGTTGTCGCACAGGGTGTTGATGACGCGCGGGGTGCCGCCGGAGTGCTCGTGCACGGCGAGCAGCGCCTCCGGCGTGAAGGGCATGCGCGGGCAGCCGGCGAGCCGCAGCCGGTGCTTCACGTACGCCTCGGTGGACTCCGCCGTGAAGGGCTCCAGCTTGTAGCGGAGCGCCACACGCTGGGCGAGCGGCGGATCCAGCTTCAGGTTCTTCTCGATCTCCGGCAGGCCGAAGAACACGAAGGAGATGAGCTTGCGCTCGGGCACCTCCAGGTTCAGCAGTCCCCGGAACTCCTCCATCAGCTCGCGCGTCTCCAGCATCTGCGCCTCGTCGATGAGGACGACGGCCTTCTTGCCGGACTCATAGATTTGCAGCAGGCGCTGGTAGAGCTGCGACAGGAGCGCCAGCTTCTCCTGCGCGGGGTTCTCCACGCCCAGTTGGAGCGCGATGCGGCGCAAGAGCCACTGGGCGGTGATGCCCGAGTGGATGATGACGAGCAGCGCCGCCTCGTACTCGGACTCCGGAAGCGAGTCGAGCATGCGCCGGGCGAGCGTCGTCTTGCCCGCGCCGATGTCGCCAATGAGGATGGACAGGCCCTTCATGTAGCCCACGGCGTGCATCAGCCGGGTGAGGGCCTGCGAGTGCTGCGCGGAGTTGTAATAGAAGCGGCTCACCGGAGCGTTGGAGAACGGCTCCTGGGTGAGTTCGAAGAAATCGAGGTAGGTCGTCATCGCTCGCCGGGCCTCGTGGGGGACGCGCTACACGTACCCTACTTTACGAGCCTTCGGCACGCCCGCGGCGGGAACCGGCGTCGCGGGGCCCTTGCCGGCGCGAGGCAGCGGGTCCTCCTCCGGAGCGGTCACCGCCGACAGCCGCGTCACCTGCGACCCCACGTCGCGATACTTCGCGTCCATGGCAGCCACACGCTGGAAGTGGAAGAGCGCCTTGCCCGGCTCGTTGAGCGCGTCGTAGGCGCTCGCCAGCTCGAAGCCCAGCGCCTTGGCCACCTCGCCCGTCGCGAGCACGTTGGACAGGCCTTCCTTGAAGACCGCCACGGACTCCTCCGGCTTGCCGCGCAGGGTGTGCAGCATGCCAATCATCGTCAGGCAGTCCAGCTCGCGCGGAGTGCCCACGCAGCCCTGGCGGGCCACGTCGAACTCGTGGACGGCGTCGTCCAGCAGCCCCATTTCCTTGTAGGCGATGCCCAGGTCGTAGTGCGTGTCCACGTCCTCGGGCTTCACCACCTTGGCCAGGCCCTTCTTGAACTCGGCGAAGACCTCATCCACCGAGTACTGGAAGTCCTCGTCCGCAGGAGGCACCGCCGCCAGCGACTCACCGCCCAGGTCGTCCAGCTCGCCGGCCAGCTGCGCCGCCAGGTCGAACGCGTCGCCACCACCGGCGCCGTCATCGAGCGAAGCCTCCGTCACGGGCTGCACGGAGGGCACGTGCATGGGCTCGGAAGGCGCTTCGTCCGCGGGGGCCGCGCCACCGCCGGCCTCCAGCTCCTCCAGGCGCGCCATCAGCTCGGCGGCGCGCACGTGGCCCGGGAACGCGATGGCCACCGTCTCCAGGATCTCGCGCGCCTCTTCCAGCAGTCCCTGGTCGAGGAAGAAAGACGCCTCGTCGCACTCCTCGGAGGCAGGCTCCTCCTCGGGCTCGGCATCCGGCTCCGGCGCGGCCGCCACGGGCTCCGGCTCCGGCTCCGGTTCGGGCTCAGGCTCGACAGCGACCGCGTCGGCCTGGGGCTCGTCGTAGGAGAGTTCCTCCATCGACGGGAGCACCATGTGCGCGGCGGTCGGCTCGTCGTCATCCTCGTCGCCCAGCGACATGCCGCCCGCGTACGGGGCCGCCTCTTCCTCCACCGGCGCGGCGAAGCTCTCGTCCAGGCCGGCGTCGTCCAGCGCGGACGCATCCAGCGGCGCGAGCCCCACGCGCGTGGGCGCGTCGTCGTCCTCGCCCAGCGCCATGCCGGGCTCCACCAGGGCTTCGTCGCCGCCGTCGTCCAGGGTCGGCAGCTGCAGCGTGTCCGGCGCGGCCTCGTCCAGCAGCGCGCGCGACGGGGACAGCACGCGCGTGGGCTGCGGCTCCTCTTCGTCCCCCAGGGACATGCCGCCCGCGTCGTCCGCGAGCACCATGGGCTCGTCGCCGCCCGCGTACATCAGCGCGTCGTCGTCCTGGGCGACCAGCGGCTCGTCGTCGGAAGCATCCGGACCGCCCAGGCCCGGCTCGTCCGCGAGCACCAGCGAGTCCTCGTCGGACCCCATCACCAGGCCGTCCTGCGACGGCAGGTCATAGACGGTGTTCTCGGCGGAGCTGATGGGCTCGCCCATCACCGCTTCCTCGCCGCTCAACGTGGCCTCAGCGACCTCGTCGTCGACGATCTCGTCCGAGTCCGCCCCGTGGCTCAGCGCCGCCAGCGCCAGCTCGTCACCCGAGGGCTGCGCGAGCGCGTCCTCCGGCGGATCCGCGACGAGGATCTCGTCGTCGTTGGAGTCCACCAGGATGGCGTCCTCCTCCAGCGACTCCACGCCCGGCGTCACCGCCGGCGCGATGATGCCGCCTTCCGCGCGCAGCACGGACAGGAAGGCGGGCACCTCCGCATGCCCCGGATCCTCCTGGAGGATGGTGGCCAGGTACGGCTGGGCGCGCTGCACGTCCGCGCGGCGCGTGCACAGACGCAGCACGTTCAGCAGCTGCTCCGAGGCCTGCGCGGTGTTATTGGCCGCCACGTAGATGTGGTACGCCTTTTCGTGCGCGTCCAGGTTCTCCGGATCCACGGAGAAGACCTTGCGCAGGTGCTCCAGCGCCTTGTCGTGGAGCCCGTACTTCACGTAGACGTCCGTCTCCGTCAGCAGCTTGGACAGCTGCTCGCGGCTCAGGCCCGCGGGCGGAGGCGGCGCAACGACCGCGGGCGCCGGGGCGGGCGCGGGACGGGACGGAGTCGCCACGGGGGCCGGCGCGTTCCAGGCCGGCGCGGCCTCCTCGACAGGGGCGTGCACGGCGACGGGCGCGTGCACCGGCTCCGGCTCGGCCACGGGCCCCCGGCGCGCGAGCAGATCCGGATCCTGCGGATCCAGCAGCTCGATCTGCCCCCACACGCCATCCGCCTCGGCGGTGCGGCCCCGCTCCTGGTGGATCTTCGCGAGCTCCTTGTAGACGGACACCGTCTTGGAGACCTGGCCCAGCCCCTGGAACGCCTGCGCCAGCAGCGTCAGCGTCTCCACGTCCCGGCCATCCGCCTTGAAGCACACCTGGAGCTTGGCGAGCGCGCGCTTCTGGTCACCGCGCTGCAGGTACGAAGCGGCCAGCTCCTTCGCGAGCGGGAGGTTGTCCGGCTCCAGCGCGGAGAGGCGCTCGGCGACGCGCAGCCAGTCATCCGCGCGGGCGTTGCGCTTGAGGTACTCCGCGGCGCGCTTGAACTCCTGCGCCGCTTCCTTCGTCATGCTCTCGCGCGCGTACAGCTCCGCGAGCTTGATCTTCGACGCCACGTTCTCGGGGTCGAGATCCACCATCTTCTTCAGCGTATCGAGGCTGGACTTGGTGTCGCCCGCCTTGTCGTAGTGATTGGCGACGATCTGGAAGTACGCCATCGCCTCCGACATCAACCCCAGCTGCTGGTGCAGCTCCGCCAGCTTGAGGTTCACCTCCAGCAGGTTCGGGTTGAGCTTGAGGACCTGCTTGTAGAGGGCGACGGCCTTCAGGAAGAAGCCGTCCGAGGAGTAGTTCTCCGCGACCTTGGTGAAGAAGTGCGCCGCCTGCGCGTTGTCGCCCTTCTTCTGGTACAGCTCCCCCATCTTCTGGAGGACCCGGATGTCCTTCGGGTCGACCTCCAGGACCTTCTGATACTCCTTGATGGCTTTGTCGTACGCGCCCTTCGCGACCAGCTTCGCGGCGGCTTCGATGATCTTGTTCTTGTCCATCGAGCGTGCGCTTCCGGCAGGCAGAAACCCCGAGGAACTTCGCGGGGTTCAGTCCTTCTCTGGGGGGGAGGTTCGGAGGCTAACGGAATCCTCCGATGCGGGTCAAGAAACAGCCTGCCCTCCCCCAGGGCTGGATCACCCGCCTGGACGCTCGTCCGCCCGGCGGGCTTTCCACGACTTCGCCACGCAGCGCTACGGCGTCTCTTCCACGGCCTTCTTGAGGCGGCGCGACCCCGTCTCGCTCGCCAGCAGGCGCTCCACGAAGCGGGTGTCGTAGTTGCCCTCCTGGAAGGACTCCTCCGCCAGTGCGGCCCGGTGGAACGGGATGTTGGTGCGGATGCCCTCCACGACGTACTCGGAGAGCGCGCGCTGCATGCGGCGGATGGCCGTCTCGCGGTCCTCCGCGTGCACGATGAGCTTCGACAGCAGGCTGTCGTAGTGCGGCAGCACCGTGTAGTTCTCGTAGGCGGCCGAGTCCACGCGCACGCCGTAGCCGCCCGGCACGCTGTAGCCGGTAATCTTGCCCGGCCACGGCGCGAAGGTGACGGGGTCCTCCGCGTTCACGCGGCACTCGATGGCGTGCCCGCGGATCTGGATGTCCTCCTGCTTGAAGCGCAGGGGGTGCCCGTAGGCCATGCGGATCTGCTCACGCACCAGGTCCACGCCCATGACCAGCTCCGTCACGGGGTGCTCCACCTGGATGCGCGTGTTCATCTCCATGAAGTAGAACTCGCCGCGCTCGTCGAGCAGGTACTCGATGGTGCCCACGTTGTTGTAACGGAGCTTCTTCATCGCGGCGACGGACACCTCGCCCATCCGCTGGCGCAGCTCCGGCGTGAGCGCGGGCGACGGGCTCTCCTCGATGAGCTTCTGGTGCCGGCGCTGCACCGAGCACTCACGCTCATTGAGGTGGATGATGTTCCCGTGCTCGTCCGCGACGATCTGGATTTCGATGTGGCGCGGCTTCTCCACGTACCGCTCGATGTAGAGGTCGCCGTTGTTGAAGGACGCCAGGGCCTCCGCCTGCGCGGTGGAGAACGCCTGCGCGAGCACGCCCGGCTCGCGGACGATCTTCATGCCCTTGCCGCCGCCGCCCGCCGCCGCCTTCAGGATGACCGGGAAGCCGATCTCCTTCGCGAACGCCTCCGCCTCGCGGGGGTCCTTCACCGTGCCGGGGCTGCCCGGAAGCAGCGGCATGCCCGCCTCGCGGGCCGCGGCGCGCGCGCGCACCTTGTTGCCCATCAGCCGCAGCATCTCCGGGCGCGGGCCAATGAAGCGGATCTTGCAGTTCTCGCAGACCTCCGCGAACTCGGCGTTCTCCGACAGGAAGCCGTAGCCCGGGTGGATGGCGTCCGCGCGCGTGATTTCCGCCGCGGAGAGCAGCTGCGGCACGTTGAGGTAGCTCTCCTTGGACGGAGGCGGCCCGATGCAGACGGCCTCGTCCGCGAAGCGCACGTGCAGCGCGTTGGCGTCAGCGGTGGAGTGCACCGCCACGGTGGCGATGCCCAGCTCTCGGCATGCGCGGATGACCCGCAGGGCAATCTCCCCGCGGTTGGCGACCAGGACCTTCTTGAACACGGCCGTGCTCCTTCGCGAGGGCCTTGAGGCGCGCCCCGCCCGGAAGGGCCGGACGCGCCTGACAAAGAGAGACTCAGGCCGGCTCGATGCGGAACAGCGCCTGGCCGAACTCCACCGGGCGACCGTTCTCCACGAGGACCTCGGCGATGCGGCCGGGGACCTCGGACTCGATTTCATTCATCAACTTCATCGCTTCCACGATGCAGAGCACCTGGCCCTTGCGCACCACCGTGCCCACGTCCACGAACGGGGGCTGATCCGGCGCGGGGGTCCGGTAGAACGTGCCCACGAACGGGCTGTTCACCAGGTGGCCCGGCTTCTCCGCGGGCTTCTCCGGCGCCGCGGCGACGGGGGCCGCGGACGGGGCGGGGGCGGGACGGGGAGCGGCCGGGGCGGCGTACTCCACCGGGGGCGACACCGTCACCCCGGGGCCGGACGGCGCCGTGTGGTGGACGATGGTCGTCTCCGGCGCGTGACCGCGGCGGATGTAGAGCTTCTCCGGGCCCTTCGTCCACACCAGCCGGGTGACGTCGGAGGCCTCCAGGATTTCGACAATCTGTCGAAGGGCCTCCACGTCCAGCGACGTGGTGCCCGAATCCCGTCCGGCGGCCGCGCCCGAGGACTCGGCCGACCGGGTTGCCTTGCGCTTCGTTGCCATTCAGACCCCTCCCGGGTCGTCAGGTGAAGGAAAGCCGCTGCTAGCCCGCGGTGGACACGCGGGTGAGGTACTTGCCACCGTCACGCGTGTCGATCTTCAGCACGTCGCCCTCGTTGATGAACAGGGGCACGTTGACGGTGAAGCCGGTCTCCAGCGTGGCGGGCTTCAGGGCGCCGGACACGGTGTCGCCGCGCACGCCCGGGTCGCACTTGGTGACCTTGAGGTCCACGGAGTTCGGCACCGTCACGTTGATGGCCTTGCCGTTCCAGAAGAGGATCTCGACGTCCAGATTCTCCTTCAGGAAGTTGGCCGCCTCTCCGAGCGCCTCCTTGCTCAGGTAGGTCTGCTCGTAGTTGCGCTTGTCCATGAAGTAGTAGTCGCCGTCCTGGACGTACAGGTACTGCATGTCCTTGGACTCGATGTCCGGGGTGCCCACCTTGTCACCGGACTTCAGCGTGG
This genomic interval carries:
- a CDS encoding translocation/assembly module TamB domain-containing protein; the encoded protein is MSLPSRNGARKALLWVLLVISGSILLLRQPFTWDAACTVARRHLPDLLGVDVGIGRCELDPLGSRVVLHGVSVFARGTDTPLFAADEAEVALGFLSPLSRRLMLGQVRVRHPRVALDLSRPSSSPPSSDGTCPLTPLTRVGVGRVDITGAEVRLALPDGRGVEVENLDVGWVEHWGVMELEVAARQGLVRLGAGGGELTLGKLGFTGSLDPDEGLLDVERAEATLDDITATVSGRVETLCHPVLALDAQVFLPLRTLSQAKLLPRPATGHLWTRVSVTGKPSALAVGADLSASNLAYEQYGPVSLNARLSYAGDSVRVESLEAPLGSGKVKLSGALRLTPELPVDVTLQTEDASFGRILERAGVAGSWVDFPATANAHLTGTLLPRPSLSGPLDLRSGRFMLATRAFDAPVSAGKTLLTFERGRAQTAVKLTGDRVSFTRLTVESGRSRVHGEVTLYFDSARGLDIQGNGELDLSDFGHIAELPWSGKGSANYSIVGAYSDVKVDASLSLRDFSFWGFGLGVTQAKLSYSNGLLSFPSLTGQKGRTQYFGKAALTFARLLHLRLDVTVPQGRTEDLVDLVAGLSPSIAAVQGQFAGAASGRVEIDSPLEKLEGLVAFDLRDTTYLGRRLGAGSARLRFVDGKAMVLERTVLDGRLGRTWVEGTFGFAGTLDYRFGGENLSLAEAVGPETAEEMGIQGTLALLGAVTGTTDKLDIQATLKGPRITFASRDLGAMDLALHQEGKQLRITGRPFRDAQGSLSMTVKEPYLFESTVDLLLPEIKPLLPQVPALAGVTGMLAGRVTLQGPLLQPEGYQVAATVRELSLARGDLRGRNQGPLVLTYLNGRLDVQPFRFSGASVDFTLGGWMNKRAMNMSLREGRMDVRLLEPLLPGMERVGGQLRLDAEATGSLDAPSVVGSAELSDVRLAMRDLPLTVRGMSGRLEMTGQRVLLEHLQAQVNEGQVSARGDIRLERFVPKRLALTLQLDAVPYRMTEDLPLTVSGLLQVVGPPTGPTVTGGLDIIKLRYQKPLDIEALLKTMQKKPQLTVGGGGERARDPFFTWDVNVHFGDVRVDNNLAKARLLGDVRLTGTDVKPGLLGRVEAAEGSQAFFRNNLFTVDQGQLEFRDASGIDPVFEVQAQTSVREYVVKLHAFGRPANPLVVLSSEPVLTEGDILSLLTLGVTSADKDTAASASYGLAAEALFNVSGLDRQVRRFLPSNPVLRDLSLQISTTYNDATRQAEPTAQLESKFLSEQLKIGMTQPVSGRGTRARAEYRFDDRLSAQAQWDNENNQASFGNLGLELKLGWEVE
- a CDS encoding ExeA family protein — translated: MTTYLDFFELTQEPFSNAPVSRFYYNSAQHSQALTRLMHAVGYMKGLSILIGDIGAGKTTLARRMLDSLPESEYEAALLVIIHSGITAQWLLRRIALQLGVENPAQEKLALLSQLYQRLLQIYESGKKAVVLIDEAQMLETRELMEEFRGLLNLEVPERKLISFVFFGLPEIEKNLKLDPPLAQRVALRYKLEPFTAESTEAYVKHRLRLAGCPRMPFTPEALLAVHEHSGGTPRVINTLCDNALFEAFLARSETISAELVHRIGNNLGLQGGSAASQVSERPGTPATSLPRTANTKIDLAEIDRYLEGLGKL
- a CDS encoding tetratricopeptide repeat protein translates to MDKNKIIEAAAKLVAKGAYDKAIKEYQKVLEVDPKDIRVLQKMGELYQKKGDNAQAAHFFTKVAENYSSDGFFLKAVALYKQVLKLNPNLLEVNLKLAELHQQLGLMSEAMAYFQIVANHYDKAGDTKSSLDTLKKMVDLDPENVASKIKLAELYARESMTKEAAQEFKRAAEYLKRNARADDWLRVAERLSALEPDNLPLAKELAASYLQRGDQKRALAKLQVCFKADGRDVETLTLLAQAFQGLGQVSKTVSVYKELAKIHQERGRTAEADGVWGQIELLDPQDPDLLARRGPVAEPEPVHAPVAVHAPVEEAAPAWNAPAPVATPSRPAPAPAPAVVAPPPPAGLSREQLSKLLTETDVYVKYGLHDKALEHLRKVFSVDPENLDAHEKAYHIYVAANNTAQASEQLLNVLRLCTRRADVQRAQPYLATILQEDPGHAEVPAFLSVLRAEGGIIAPAVTPGVESLEEDAILVDSNDDEILVADPPEDALAQPSGDELALAALSHGADSDEIVDDEVAEATLSGEEAVMGEPISSAENTVYDLPSQDGLVMGSDEDSLVLADEPGLGGPDASDDEPLVAQDDDALMYAGGDEPMVLADDAGGMSLGDEEEPQPTRVLSPSRALLDEAAPDTLQLPTLDDGGDEALVEPGMALGEDDDAPTRVGLAPLDASALDDAGLDESFAAPVEEEAAPYAGGMSLGDEDDDEPTAAHMVLPSMEELSYDEPQADAVAVEPEPEPEPEPEPVAAAPEPDAEPEEEPASEECDEASFFLDQGLLEEAREILETVAIAFPGHVRAAELMARLEELEAGGGAAPADEAPSEPMHVPSVQPVTEASLDDGAGGGDAFDLAAQLAGELDDLGGESLAAVPPADEDFQYSVDEVFAEFKKGLAKVVKPEDVDTHYDLGIAYKEMGLLDDAVHEFDVARQGCVGTPRELDCLTMIGMLHTLRGKPEESVAVFKEGLSNVLATGEVAKALGFELASAYDALNEPGKALFHFQRVAAMDAKYRDVGSQVTRLSAVTAPEEDPLPRAGKGPATPVPAAGVPKARKVGYV
- the accC gene encoding acetyl-CoA carboxylase biotin carboxylase subunit produces the protein MFKKVLVANRGEIALRVIRACRELGIATVAVHSTADANALHVRFADEAVCIGPPPSKESYLNVPQLLSAAEITRADAIHPGYGFLSENAEFAEVCENCKIRFIGPRPEMLRLMGNKVRARAAAREAGMPLLPGSPGTVKDPREAEAFAKEIGFPVILKAAAGGGGKGMKIVREPGVLAQAFSTAQAEALASFNNGDLYIERYVEKPRHIEIQIVADEHGNIIHLNERECSVQRRHQKLIEESPSPALTPELRQRMGEVSVAAMKKLRYNNVGTIEYLLDERGEFYFMEMNTRIQVEHPVTELVMGVDLVREQIRMAYGHPLRFKQEDIQIRGHAIECRVNAEDPVTFAPWPGKITGYSVPGGYGVRVDSAAYENYTVLPHYDSLLSKLIVHAEDRETAIRRMQRALSEYVVEGIRTNIPFHRAALAEESFQEGNYDTRFVERLLASETGSRRLKKAVEETP
- the accB gene encoding acetyl-CoA carboxylase biotin carboxyl carrier protein is translated as MATKRKATRSAESSGAAAGRDSGTTSLDVEALRQIVEILEASDVTRLVWTKGPEKLYIRRGHAPETTIVHHTAPSGPGVTVSPPVEYAAPAAPRPAPAPSAAPVAAAPEKPAEKPGHLVNSPFVGTFYRTPAPDQPPFVDVGTVVRKGQVLCIVEAMKLMNEIESEVPGRIAEVLVENGRPVEFGQALFRIEPA
- the efp gene encoding elongation factor P, which produces MAGFVDTSEFRNGLKILWEDKPYVIEYFQHVKPGKGSSFTRTKIRSLLDGRVLEPTLKSGDKVGTPDIESKDMQYLYVQDGDYYFMDKRNYEQTYLSKEALGEAANFLKENLDVEILFWNGKAINVTVPNSVDLKVTKCDPGVRGDTVSGALKPATLETGFTVNVPLFINEGDVLKIDTRDGGKYLTRVSTAG